The DNA sequence AAGAAACGTGCCCGGATTTTCAGGAGCACAGTACGTGCACCAGGCCCTCCAGAGCGGTGTTGTCGAGCGCGGTGCGGTGCGCGAGTTTGTTGCGGGACACCCGCAGGGTCCGCAGCCGGTTGGCCTCCGGCTGCGTGAGCCGTACGTGGCCCTGCAGGTGGGCGTGCCACATCACCCCGAGTTCCATTTCGGCCTGCTGGCCGTAGAGGGCGGCGAGTTCGGGCCGGGGGAGGCGCGAGCGGACGCCGATCACCTCGGTGAACTGCTCACGGGCCTCGTCGAGCAGGGGCAGCAAGGCGTGATTCTGGGCCAGCCAGATGCGGGTGCGCACGCTGTGCTCGTGCTCGGCCGCGCCGCCGGGGCGGTGGCGCAGCCGTCCGTCCCACCGGTCCAGCCTGCCCAGGTCCCATTCGGGGCGCAGCGAGGCGTTCGGATGGAGCAGGGCCGCGATGGGTTCCGACCTCCGCGGCTCGGGTACGGAGGTCGGCCCGGGTACGGAGCTCCGCTCGGGCCCGGCGGTCCGCTCGGGTACGCGGCCGCCTGTGAGCAGCCGCAATTGCGCGGGAAGACTATCCGGGAGTCCGTCCCACTCCACCGCCAGCCGCGCGGCGAGGTCGAGGAAGGGCCCGCACACCTCGACCACGGTGGCCTGCGCCACCGCTTCGAGGAGCTGGTGGCGGGCGGCCGGGCCGGACGGGAGGGGCCGGGCCATGGCGACCACGGTGGCGGTGTCCAGCCGGCCCAGGGCGCCCCACCACCAGTGCACGCCGATGTCCTCGCGCGCGATCTGCTCCGGCAGTTCCACGGGCAGCCCCGCCGACGTGGCCAGTACGAGCAGCCGGGGGCGCCGTTCGGGAGGCAGGCCGGCCGCCTTGACGGTGGCGGACAGCCGGCGCAGCAGTTCGGTCGCCGCCGTCGGAGCCGGTTCCTGCCAACCGCGCACCAGGATCACCCGGGTCGCACCGGGGCCGCCCGGGGCGGCGGTGAGGCGGTCGAGCAGTCCCTCGACCCCGGTGTGCCCCTGGTTCTGGTCCGAGGCCCTGTCGCCCAGCTCCTTGACGATCCTGTCGGCCAAGTCGTGGAAGGTGGCTCCCTCCGGCGGGCCGTCCGGTGCCGGGGCCCGCGCCCCCGGCACCGCCGCGCTCCTCGTCCGCACGGCCGAGAAGGCCGACAGGCCGTCGTCGTAGTCCAGGATCGGGTCCAGGCCGCCGCCCCACGGGCTCGAAGGCAGGGGAACCGGCGGGGCCGCGGCAAGGCTCCCGCGCGCCGCGTCGTCGCCGGGTGCGGGCACGAGGACGAAGTCGGCCAGTTCGTGGAGGAGCTCGTTCAGCACGTCCTCGACGGCGGCCGGTTCCCCGGTCAACTGGGTCTGCGGGAAAAGGCAGAGGCAGCTCCGCCCCGACCGCAGGTCGGCCAGCAGCCTTCGCATCCACAGCCGCACTCCGGGCAGTGCGGTCACGGAGGTTCCGGCGGTCACATCCGGTTCAGGGGCGGGAATCACGAAGGGTCCGCCAGGAGCTGGAGCGCCCGGAAGGTGATCCGGTCCAGTGAGCAGCCTTCCGGTCCGTCGTCCAGGACACCGTGGTCGAGCAGCCGCCCCACGAGGGCTCCGACCTCCTCGATCCGCATTCCGGTGACGGACGAGATGTCGGCGTACGTGCATCCCTCGCCGGGATTCACGTACTGGCTCCACTCGGTCAGCACTTCCGTCAGGCAGGTGTCGAGTCCGACCCGCTTCAGGTGCGCCCGGGCGAATTCGGTCTGCCCGATGAAGTCCCGGGCATCCTCCAGAGCTGCCTCGAGCGTGGAGCCCTCCCGCGTGATGCGGTGCACGGTCCGCTCCAGCATGTGGGGCCATCCACCGGTGAGTTCGATGACCCGGCGCCGCTTGTCCGGGGTGTCGAACGGACACTCCGGCCAGGCGCGGAGACTGTCCGCGGTCCACCGCTCGGGATGCACCACACTGGTGATGAGCTCCTCCACTTGGCCGTGCTCGTCCGGATCCACGAGAAGGACGGCCGTCCGATGGGGTGCCCCGCCCTCCGGCAAGGAGGTGTGGGCGTGCAGGGCCTTTGCCCAGTCCGCCACCTCGACGGACCCGCGACCCCGGACGTCGGCCAGGATCAGGATCGGGCGACCGTCCACATCCTTCGTCAGGGCCTTGGGCAGGGCCCCGGGGGCCGTCTCCCGGAATTCCAAGCCGCGCGCGGTGGAGTACGAGCGCACCGCAGCCTTCACCAGGGCGGGACCGTGGGCCTGGGTCAGACAGACCGCGGCCACCCCGGGCGCCGTCACCAGGTGCAACTGGTGCTCCGTCAGCGGACTGTAGCGGGCGATGCCCTCGGGGTCCGACCCGACGAAACGCCGCGAGAAGCGCGGGTTGTAGTCGTAGGGGAGATCGAACTCCGTCTGGCGCAGCTCGAGTTCGAGATCCTCTCGGGTTCCCAGCATGCTGACGACATTCGGGCTGCGGACGGCGTACAGGCGCGCGTCGGCCAGTTGGATGAGCAGGCCCAGGCCGACCATCTCGTCCAGATAGATCCGTACGTCGGTCGCGGTGAGCGAGCTGAACCCCTCCCGCCAGCGGTCCTTGGCCGCTCTCAGCAGCTCGTCGGCGTCGTAGCCGTACCGGTAGCGGTCCTCCTGGCTGCGCAACGCGATCACCAGGGCGAGGACCCGGTAGCGGTCCTCGAGGTTGATGGTGATCCGCAGCCGCTCGGCGATGTGCCGGTGGACCTGGGCGGATCCCGTCACGGACCGGACGTCCTCGTCCGTGACCGTGATCGGCCACTGCGCCGAGGCCAGCGGCTTCCCGCGGAGGGCCGCGACGAGCCGCTCGCAGAAGATCTGGACCAGGCACGCCTGGTAGTTGGTCGCGGCGAGCACGCGCCACACCAGCTCGGGCCGCTCGAAGCGGTACCCGAAGGCCGCCATCGGCTCGACGACGAGGCGCTGGGCCTCGGCCGGCTTCAGGGTGCTGATCAGTACATCCGGACCACCGTGCGTCAGGGGCACGTTGGAGAGGTGGCTGAAGCGCTGGACCTGGTGCAGACCCGCGAACACGATCTTGAATCGGCGGTCGGTGCGGTCCATCAGCCCCTTCAGCCGCAGCACGTTGGAGAAGGTGGCCTCCCCGCCCCGCCCGCGGACGGCCTTGGAGTCCGCGGTCAGGAAGGCGTCGGCCTCGTCGGCGAGGACCAGCACCCGCCGGTCGTGACTCTCCTCCAGCCACTTCTCCACCCTGGCGAGCAGCGCGTCCGGGGTGCGGCCGGAATCCGGGGCCTCGCCCAGCACGCCCACGCGCTTCAGCTCGTCCTCGAGCACCGCCCAGATGCGTTCGGCCGGCTCGGCCTCGCCGACCCCGCGCGCCTTGAGGTCGACGTAGATGGCCTTGCGACCGGGGGTGCCCGGGAAGGACGCCTGCACCTTGCGCAGCAGAGCGGACTTGCCCAACTGGCGCCCGCCGTAGAGGAACAGAGCGCCGAGCGGATCGGTGACGGCGGCGATTTCCTCCTGCCGGCCGTAGAAGACCTCCGGCGGTACGAGCCCGGCCACGAACGGCGTGTACGGGTTGTAGGCGGTCCAGGGCAGGGTCACCCGCTGAGTGGCCCGGAAGGATCGCGGGGAGCGTGCCGCCACCCAGCCGAACACGGCCGGGTCCACCACCAGCGCCTGCTGGGAGGAGGCGGTGCGTGCGCGGGCCGCCATCTCCCGGCGCCCGTTCAGACCGAGCGGGTACAGATAGAGGATCAGACACGCCCCGGAGTCACTGCTGTCCAGCAGTTCCAGCGGGCTGCGGCCGCGTTGCTCGTCGGAGACCACGAGGATCGTGTACGAGGACGCGGCCGACCCGAGAGCGGCCACGTAACCGGGAGCCGTCTCGCTCGCCCGCGCCCGGGCGCTGAGCCGCAGAACACCGCGCACCTCGTGCTGCTGGTCCCGGACGGGCGTTTGTGAGCATTCCAGCCCGAGTACGCGCAGGACCGACGGGATGTGCCGCTGCCACTCCGAACCCCGGGTGGCCGGGCGGCACAGGGAGTCCCACGACTCCAGCCCGCTCCGCGCGCCCTCGGTGAGGGGCTCCCCGTCCAGGTAGAAGTCGGCCCAGAAGCGGGCGGAGTAGCCCTGGGCGCCGGCGGCCTTGCGCACCCCGGAGAGCTCGATGCCGGCGGTGAAGCGGTCCAGCTCCGCCCCCGAGTCCGTACCGCTCCAGTCGGGGAGGGGCTTGCCCTCGCGCAGCAGCGCCAGGCACTCCTCGGCGGTGACCGTGTCCCCCGCGTCGAGCAGCGAGGTCAGGCGTTGCTGCTCCTCGGTCGTGGGCTTCAGCGCGGCCAGGCTCTCGTGGAGGTGTTCCACGTACTCCCGGACCTTCGCCCGCATCTCGCCCTCGAGGGCGGTGATGCCGGTGCAGGCGTGGCCGAACGCGCCTTCCGGTTCGGGCCGGCGCAGCTCCTCGAGGCGGCCGACGAGTTTGCGCTCCGTCTGCATGTCGAGCTGCTGGGTCCGCAGTTCGGCGAGGAGGGTGAACGCTTCGGCGTGAGCCTTGCGGTGAACGGCCGTCCAGCGCGCCCACTCGGGGTCGCGCAGCTGGCGCCAGTCGCGCGGCACGGCGTCGAGGCCCGCCGGGAGGGCGGGGACGCGGTCCTGTTCCAGCGCCGAGACCAGTGCGTCGGCGAGATGCAGGTCGCCCCGGTCGAAGTACCTCCGGAGCACCGCGCGGGCATCGACGGGCTCCAGCAGCGTGAGCACCGCCCCGCCGAAGCCCTCCTCCTCCGGCCGGGGCACGCCCTCGGCCGACCGCGGGAGCTCCGGCGCCGCGAGCAGGGCCTCCGTACCGGGCTGGTCCGTCACGCGCACGGCGTCCGGGTCGCGCGCCGGGACGGCGGTGCCGGGCGACCGGTCTCCCCCCAGCAGCCAGGTGCGCAGCCGCAGCAGCGCGGCCCCTTCGACGCCGGGCGGGGGCGATTCGTCGCGTACCTGGTCCAGGGCGTGCCGCAGGGCGGTGGTGGTGTCCGCTCGTTCGTCGACGGCGGGGGCGGCCAGGGCCCGGGCGCGGGACAACAGGTCGGACACCTGCTCGATGCTGCGCAGCAGAGCGCGTTTGGCGGCGGCCTCGATCGGTTCCTTCGCCTGCTTCGGCGTGCGGATCTCGGCGTCGGCCTCCTCGATCATGCGTTCCGCTGAGCCGCGCTTGCGGAAGAGCTCCCAGATCCGGTCGAGGTCGGCCGCCCCGGCGGTGCCGGACGCCCAGGCGCTGACTCCGTCCAGGGCCTTGCCCAGGGGCTGGTCCGAGCCGATCAGCCGGGTTCTGACGTGGGTCGCGCGGGTGTAGCCGATGCGCTGGCGGCGCAGTGCGTCCCGCAGTTCGGCGGCCTCGGAGGAGAGCTGGTCGGGGGTGAGTCCCGGGATGCCGTCGGTGGTCAGGCGGGTCGCACCGAGGTCGAGCCGGTGGTAGCGGCGCAGCGCGTCGACGGCCCGTTCCAGGAGCTTGCCCCAGTTCCCGGGCACGGCGGAGGAGAGGTCCGTCTGGATCAGGAGGTCGTTGGGCCAGCCGGCCAGCAGACCGGCCCGCAGGGAGGCCACGGCGGCGAGCACCAGGGCCGGCCGGTCCGCCTGGAGCAGCTGGATCTCCGGGTCGAAGCCGGTCATCACGGCGACGGCCTCCTCCTCGTCGCCGCAGGCGAAGGCCGCCTCGGCGAAGGCGAGGCAGGCGCCGCGGTGCGGGGGTTCCGCCGAGCCGGCCGTCGTCCAGTACGCCTCCTGGAAGCGGCCCTGGGCGATCAGCCGGGCCACCGGGGCCTCGCCGCCGCCGGTCGTCGTCGGCGGCTCCCAGGGCAGGAAGTACGGCTTCGCCGTCGCGGCCGCGACGAGGTCCGGGGCCGCCGTGTCCAGCACGGTGTCCGAGGCATCCGGGGCATCCGTGACGGGCTGGTCCGGCCGCGGGGCCGGCACCTCCGCCGCGCGTGGCCCGGCTCCGGCCTTCAGGACCGTCTCGGGGGCTGCCTCCGGCTCGGGCGCCGGGGCGGATTCCGCGGTCGGTGCTGCGGCAGGTCCGGGCTCGGCCTTCAGAGCCCGGGACTGCTCCGCATCGGGGGCGGCCTCGACGTCCGGATCGGGAAGCAGGTCGGGTGCGGGATTCCGCTCCGCCTCGAGAGCCGGCTTCGGCTCCTCAGCCGGGCCGGCTTCCGCGACCGGTTCGGCTTCCGCGACCGGTTCGGGGGCCCGATCCGGTGCGGACACGGGGGCGGGCGGGGCGACGTCCGGCGGCGCCGCGACGGGCCGGGACGCCTGCGCCCCCGCCGCCACGAGTTCGCCCATGCGCGTCTCCACCATGGTCAGTGACTGCTGCAGCGGAATGCGGTGCGGCGCGTCGGGTGCGGCCTTGGCCAGCAGGGCGCGGAGCCCCTCGAGGTCCTCTTCCAACCTGAGCAGTTCCTCGGCGTGCTCTGCCGCCGCGTCCCTCAGCTCCTGCACGATCTCGTCGAGTTCGGCGAACCCGGCATCCGCGGACCACTCCCGGCCGCTGACGGCGAGCCCGCCGGCGATCACGGACCGCGCCTGCTGCCATGCGTCCAACTGCTCGGCCAGCAGGTCCGGAACGGCCCTTCCCGCCCGGACCTGTCCGCCCGCCGCCTCCAGTGCCCGGCCCAGTTCCGCCGACCGCTCGCTCAGCACGCGTCGTGACGCGAGCAACTGTTCCTCGGTGATCCCCCCGGTCAACGGGTCGCCCCCTTCCCCTCGCACGGCATCCGTCTCGACTGCTTCCCCGTACACGTCGGATCCGGTATCGGATCCGGTATCGGATCCGGTATCGGTGCCGTCCGCCGGACGGCACGGCCCCTCGCCCCGCTCGCACCTGCACGGCGCCTTGGGAGCCGAGGCCGCGGCCCACAGGTCGTCCCAGCGGTCCCCGACCAGCCCGCCGTCGGCGACGGGCCTGTCGGAGAGGTCGTACAAGGTGATCTGCGCGAGCACCGGATCGATCTCACCCAGCATCTGCCGAAGGTCTTCCGCGGCGGGCGCCGAGAGCTGCTCTGCCGGATGCCCGTAACACCGGTCCCACCGGTGCCTCGTCCAGTCCGACGCGTAGTGCGCGATCGCCGCGAGGTTGCCCGGAGTCGTGCGGCTCAGCCACGTACGCGCCGCCAGGACCTCCCGGCGCCGCAGACGCGGCGTCGGACCCTTCACTGTGGCGCCGATCCCCGGTATGTGAGCCAACATGCCCGGAATCATGAGCAGTTCTCGGAGCGCGCGGTCGTCCAGCCCGGTCACCCAGGCGTGGAGTCCGTCCCCCTTGGTGTACATGGAGGGATCTTGCCAGAGGCACGGGCGGCCGCACGGGGTTTCCGGCGGATTCGGCAGCTTCGGTGCAAACCGAGGGGAGGCCGCCGTTCCTGTGGGGATCCCTCCCGTGGAGCGGCCTCCCTCATCGCGGCCGCTGTTGCGGTTCGGACAGGGTGAAGGAGCCGCCGACGTAGCGTGCGTCCACGTGGTCCGGAGGGAGGTCGCCGTGCGTGGCGAGCAGTGCCCGGGCGTGTACCTCCGCGTCGTCGCGGGGCTCGTAGCCCAGGGCGCGGGCCGCCGTGAGGTCCCACCAGGCGCGGGTGTTGGCGCTGATCCCGTTCACCACGGTGTGGCCGACCCCGGGCGCGGTCAGCGCGGCGTGGATCAGGCGGGCGCAGTCGGCGGGGCTGAGCCAGGTGGCCAGCATCCGCACCGTGCGGGGCTCGGCGAAGCAGGACCCGATCCGGATCGAGACGGTCTCCACCCCGTACTTGTCGGCGTACAGGGAGGCGAGGTTCTCCCCGAAGGCCTTCGACAGCCCGTAGTACGTGTCCGGCCGGGTGGGGATCGCGCTCCCTATCGGGGTCTCCCCGCCGAGCGGCACGTACCCGACGGCGTGGTTGCTGCTGGCGAACACGACCCGGCGCACGCCTTCCGCGCGCACCGCCTCGTAGAGGTGGTACGTCCCGCGGACATTGGCTTCGAGGACGGCCTCGAAGCGGTCCTCCAGGGAGATTCCGCCGAGGTGCACGACCGCGTCGACCCCCCGGACCGCGGCGCGCACCGCGTCCGCGTCGGCCAGGTCGAAGACCAGGGACCCGGCGCCGTCGGATCCCTCGACCGGCCTCAGGTCCGCGAGGCGCAGCGTGTAGCCGTAGCCGGGCAGGCTCGTGCGCAGGAAGGCGCCGATGCCACCCGCGGCGCCGGTGAGGAGGAGGGTGCGGGGCTGGTTCACGAGCGGAACTCCTTTGCCAGATCGGCCAGTAGCGGCAGCCGCCCCTCGGGCAGCAGGCCGAGGTGGTACAGGCTCAGCCGGCTCGCCCCGGCGGCGCGCAGCCGCCGTACGTGGCCGGGCAGCAGGGCGGGGTCGGCCGGCGGCTGGGCGGTGACGTACGCGTCCACCGGCAGCCCGTGCCCGGCGGCCCGGCGGACCAGTTCCGCGGTCGCGGGCCCGGTCGGCCAGCAGGGCACCAGCAGGGAGTCCACCTCCGCCGCGGCCCGGTCCGTGAGGCCCGGCGAGGGGCCGGTGGCCCACGGGTCGGGATGCGCGTGCAAGGTGACGGACGCCTCGGGGAGGGTCTCGCGCACGGCGGCCAGCACCGCCCCGCGCAGCGCGTCCGCCGCCGCGTGCCGGATCCGCAGCAGTACGTCCGCCACCTCCCGCGGGAGGCCGGGTCCATCGGTGTGCGCCGTCCGCCGCAGCAGGACGAGCACCTCGTCCGCGTCCAGGCCGGCCTGCCGCCATCCGTCCCGGCACGCGCCGCAGCAGCACACGGACAGGGCCCGCAGCACCGCCGCCGGGTAGGCGCCGTCGGTCTTCTCGTGGCACCCCGCGTGCACC is a window from the Streptomyces sp. NBC_01244 genome containing:
- a CDS encoding NAD-dependent epimerase/dehydratase family protein, coding for MNQPRTLLLTGAAGGIGAFLRTSLPGYGYTLRLADLRPVEGSDGAGSLVFDLADADAVRAAVRGVDAVVHLGGISLEDRFEAVLEANVRGTYHLYEAVRAEGVRRVVFASSNHAVGYVPLGGETPIGSAIPTRPDTYYGLSKAFGENLASLYADKYGVETVSIRIGSCFAEPRTVRMLATWLSPADCARLIHAALTAPGVGHTVVNGISANTRAWWDLTAARALGYEPRDDAEVHARALLATHGDLPPDHVDARYVGGSFTLSEPQQRPR